In a genomic window of Thermodesulfobacteriota bacterium:
- the secF gene encoding protein translocase subunit SecF, which translates to MQIIKPDTRIDFIGKRKIAFCLSAAIFIMTVVSLVVHKGPRLGVDFAGGSLIQIKLAAPAPIDAITDAFKEVNISATQVQEYGQSAEKDYQYLINTDATAISEEGFTDRITDVLKAKTGLAPEIMRVEMVGPKVGQDLRDKALKALLYSLLFMGIYISGRFQEKWLEGAVIALGMFGFVQLLSILKVDLPILIMVTLGMSLALFWLLKLPYALGAIVALLHDVIVTIGFLSVFNKEFTLLIIAALLTIIGFSINDTIVIFDRLRERLKNNPKMQLEENINITVNETLSRTILTSLTVFIVLLVMFFFSGSIIHDFVFALLIGCTSGVYSTLYIANPILLVKRFNNK; encoded by the coding sequence ATGCAAATCATCAAACCAGATACCAGGATTGATTTTATCGGAAAACGGAAAATCGCTTTCTGTCTGTCCGCCGCCATTTTCATCATGACCGTCGTCTCCCTGGTCGTTCATAAAGGACCGAGACTGGGGGTTGATTTTGCCGGCGGCAGTCTTATCCAGATCAAACTTGCGGCGCCGGCCCCCATTGACGCCATCACCGACGCTTTCAAAGAGGTCAATATCAGTGCCACCCAGGTGCAGGAATACGGCCAGTCCGCGGAAAAAGACTATCAGTACCTGATCAACACCGACGCCACGGCAATATCCGAAGAAGGCTTTACCGACCGGATCACCGACGTGCTCAAAGCCAAAACGGGCCTGGCGCCCGAAATCATGCGGGTGGAAATGGTCGGGCCCAAGGTCGGCCAGGACCTGCGGGATAAAGCGCTCAAAGCCCTGTTATATTCGCTGTTGTTCATGGGCATCTATATCTCCGGGCGGTTCCAGGAAAAATGGCTGGAAGGCGCCGTGATCGCCCTGGGTATGTTCGGTTTCGTCCAGCTGCTGTCCATATTAAAGGTCGACCTGCCGATTCTGATCATGGTCACCCTGGGCATGTCCCTGGCACTGTTCTGGCTGCTGAAGCTTCCCTACGCCCTGGGCGCCATTGTAGCCCTCCTCCACGATGTCATCGTTACCATCGGGTTCCTGTCAGTTTTCAATAAGGAATTCACGCTGCTCATTATCGCGGCCCTGCTGACGATTATCGGTTTTTCCATTAACGACACCATCGTCATCTTTGACCGGCTCCGGGAACGGCTGAAAAACAATCCCAAGATGCAGCTGGAGGAGAATATCAACATCACCGTCAACGAAACCTTGAGCCGTACCATCCTGACCTCCCTTACGGTTTTCATCGTTCTGCTGGTGATGTTCTTTTTCAGCGGCAGCATCATCCATGACTTTGTCTTTGCCCTGCTCATCGGCTGCACCAGCGGTGTCTATTCGACCCTGTACATCGCCAACCCGATTCTGCTGGTGAAGCGGTTCAACAACAAGTAG
- the dprA gene encoding DNA-processing protein DprA: MEALAAWFGLKTIPGVGNHTYKRLLDAFGSPQQVFAAGRDQLLAVEGVTPAIAGAIIRHSPPENVQKNIDICREKGITVVTMTDPAYPRLLRDLPDPPPYLYVLGRLEPDAACISIVGSRNPTGYGKSMARQLARDLAGHGLTVVSGMARGIDTAAHQGALDGGGKTCAVLGSGVASIYPRENRPLSEKIAAGGAVVSELPVFAKPQTYHFPMRNRIISGMSVGTIVVEAARKSGSLITARLAAEQGREVFAVPGSIQSFKSAGTHGLLKQGARLIENAADVLADISHMIAIHPPALPADGTATGGPRTNSSDCLDSDERLVLRTLECYPVHIDEIVRKTGLDPGKTAGVLLRLELKGRVRQEPGKYFLLK, encoded by the coding sequence ATGGAAGCGCTTGCCGCCTGGTTCGGCCTGAAGACGATTCCGGGTGTAGGAAACCATACCTATAAACGGCTGCTGGACGCATTCGGTTCACCGCAGCAGGTATTTGCCGCCGGCCGGGATCAACTCCTGGCCGTGGAGGGGGTGACGCCGGCCATCGCCGGTGCCATTATCCGCCACAGCCCGCCGGAGAATGTTCAGAAGAATATCGACATCTGCCGGGAAAAAGGCATCACCGTCGTTACCATGACCGACCCCGCCTACCCCCGTCTGCTGCGGGATCTGCCCGATCCCCCTCCGTACCTGTATGTGCTCGGCCGACTGGAGCCGGACGCGGCCTGTATCTCCATTGTCGGTTCCCGGAACCCCACCGGCTACGGTAAGTCCATGGCCCGGCAACTGGCCCGGGATCTGGCCGGACACGGCCTGACGGTCGTCAGCGGCATGGCCCGGGGAATTGATACCGCCGCCCATCAGGGCGCCCTGGATGGCGGCGGAAAGACCTGCGCTGTTCTGGGCAGCGGCGTGGCCAGTATCTACCCCCGGGAGAACCGGCCCCTGTCCGAAAAAATAGCCGCCGGCGGCGCCGTCGTCTCGGAGCTGCCGGTGTTTGCCAAGCCGCAGACTTATCATTTTCCCATGCGCAACCGCATCATCAGCGGCATGTCGGTGGGAACCATTGTGGTGGAAGCAGCCAGAAAAAGCGGTTCCCTGATCACCGCCCGGCTGGCCGCGGAACAGGGCCGGGAAGTGTTTGCCGTCCCGGGCAGCATCCAGTCCTTCAAAAGCGCGGGAACGCACGGGCTGCTGAAGCAGGGAGCCCGGCTGATTGAAAACGCGGCCGACGTGCTGGCCGACATATCCCATATGATCGCGATTCATCCGCCGGCATTGCCTGCGGACGGAACGGCAACCGGCGGTCCACGGACAAATTCTTCCGATTGTCTTGACAGCGATGAAAGACTGGTGTTAAGAACCCTGGAATGTTACCCGGTTCATATTGATGAGATTGTCCGCAAAACCGGGCTGGATCCGGGAAAAACAGCCGGTGTTCTGCTGCGCCTGGAATTGAAAGGCCGGGTAAGGCAGGAACCCGGCAAATATTTTCTGCTGAAATGA
- the topA gene encoding type I DNA topoisomerase: MTKPVIIVESPTKVKTIKKHTGNQYAVTATSGHLMDLPPNELGIDIEHDFAPRYVGIKGKQKIVKALKTAVGDATDIYLAPDPDREGEAIAFHTAEILKKKDRRFYRVLFHELTPKGIQKGLDSPQELDSNKYDSQQARRILDRLVGYQISPLLWQKVRNGLSAGRVQSVAVRIICDREREIFAFEPQEYWSITALLEGAKPPQFSAKLARYKGKKIAIGDEAAAQQATASISGQPFRIDKIIKKTIKRNPLPPFITSTLQQEAIKKLGFSAKKAMAVAQQLYEGITLGSGDQVGLITYMRTDSTRIAPEAAQEAMALVAKKFGADYAIDHPRFFANKNKAQDAHEAIRPTSVALEPDPIRQHLSPDQFKLYSLIWKRFVASQMSHALIDQKSISIAAGDYLFRASGSTVNFPGFMVLYQVTDEKSDPAGPKDELPELSENEILKLIQLDPRQHFTAPPPRFSEASLIKELEENGIGRPSTYATILTTIRDKGYVDIVNKYFHPTELGFIVNDLLMANFPDILDIAFTARLEDDLDRIESAQKQSSLLLKEFYEPFARKLEAAREGMLSIKGVGASTGLPCPRCGKELRIKIGKNGQFLACSGYPECTFSSNYTRSEKGAVSPAIPDQTVAEGRMCDKCGSPMVVRHGKYGDFLACSAYPDCKNTQSLNSVGQAANPIGVKCPEKACDGEIVEKKSKLGKIFYGCSRFPKCQFATWDKPVDIACPQCGAPVMVEKQTKKEGMIYQCLDKACAHRQKKE, from the coding sequence GTGACAAAACCGGTCATCATTGTCGAGTCACCGACCAAGGTGAAGACCATTAAAAAGCATACTGGTAATCAATATGCCGTGACCGCCACTTCCGGCCATTTAATGGATCTGCCGCCCAACGAGCTGGGGATTGACATCGAACACGACTTTGCCCCCCGGTATGTCGGCATCAAGGGCAAACAGAAAATCGTCAAAGCCCTCAAGACCGCCGTCGGTGACGCCACCGACATCTATCTCGCCCCCGACCCGGACCGGGAGGGGGAAGCCATCGCCTTTCACACGGCGGAAATTCTCAAGAAAAAAGACCGACGCTTTTACCGGGTGCTGTTTCATGAACTGACGCCCAAGGGAATTCAGAAAGGCCTGGACTCCCCCCAGGAACTGGATTCCAATAAATATGATTCCCAGCAGGCCCGCCGAATCCTCGACCGGCTGGTGGGTTACCAGATATCCCCCCTGCTCTGGCAGAAGGTCCGCAACGGCCTCAGCGCCGGACGCGTGCAGTCGGTGGCGGTGCGGATCATCTGCGACCGGGAACGGGAAATTTTCGCCTTTGAACCCCAGGAATACTGGTCGATCACGGCCCTGCTGGAGGGTGCAAAGCCGCCGCAGTTTTCAGCCAAACTGGCTCGGTACAAGGGTAAGAAAATCGCCATCGGCGATGAGGCCGCCGCCCAACAGGCGACCGCGTCTATTTCCGGCCAGCCGTTCCGGATCGACAAGATCATCAAAAAAACGATCAAGCGGAATCCCCTGCCTCCGTTTATCACCAGCACACTGCAGCAGGAAGCTATCAAGAAACTGGGATTTTCAGCCAAAAAGGCCATGGCCGTGGCCCAGCAGCTTTACGAAGGAATCACCCTCGGATCCGGCGATCAGGTCGGTCTGATCACCTACATGCGTACCGATTCCACCCGTATCGCGCCGGAGGCGGCCCAGGAGGCCATGGCCCTGGTGGCAAAAAAATTCGGGGCCGATTACGCCATTGATCATCCGCGGTTTTTCGCCAACAAGAATAAAGCCCAGGATGCCCATGAGGCCATCCGGCCCACCTCGGTGGCACTGGAGCCGGATCCCATCCGGCAGCATCTATCCCCGGACCAGTTCAAACTTTATTCGCTGATCTGGAAACGATTTGTCGCCTCCCAGATGAGCCACGCACTGATCGACCAGAAATCCATATCCATTGCCGCCGGCGATTATCTGTTCCGGGCCAGCGGCTCAACCGTGAACTTTCCCGGCTTTATGGTGCTGTATCAGGTAACGGACGAAAAAAGCGATCCGGCCGGCCCCAAAGATGAACTGCCGGAACTGTCTGAAAACGAAATACTGAAACTGATTCAACTGGATCCGCGGCAGCATTTCACGGCCCCTCCTCCCCGTTTTTCTGAGGCTTCCCTGATCAAGGAACTGGAGGAAAACGGTATCGGGCGGCCCAGCACCTATGCCACCATCCTGACCACCATCCGGGACAAGGGGTACGTGGATATTGTCAACAAGTATTTTCACCCCACGGAACTGGGCTTTATCGTCAATGACCTGCTGATGGCCAATTTTCCCGATATTCTGGATATCGCTTTCACGGCCCGGCTGGAAGACGATCTGGACCGGATCGAATCGGCTCAGAAGCAATCCTCCCTTCTGCTCAAAGAATTTTATGAACCCTTTGCCAGAAAACTGGAAGCCGCCCGGGAGGGCATGCTGAGCATCAAGGGTGTTGGCGCGTCCACCGGCCTGCCCTGTCCCCGATGCGGCAAGGAACTGCGCATCAAGATCGGCAAGAACGGCCAGTTTCTGGCCTGCTCCGGCTACCCGGAATGCACCTTCTCCAGCAACTATACCCGTTCCGAAAAGGGGGCCGTCAGCCCGGCGATTCCGGATCAGACCGTGGCCGAAGGCAGAATGTGCGATAAATGCGGCAGCCCCATGGTGGTGCGACACGGCAAATACGGGGATTTTCTGGCCTGCTCGGCCTACCCGGACTGCAAGAACACGCAATCGTTAAATTCCGTCGGACAAGCCGCCAATCCCATCGGCGTCAAATGCCCGGAAAAAGCGTGTGACGGCGAGATTGTCGAAAAGAAATCAAAGCTCGGGAAAATTTTTTACGGATGCAGCCGATTCCCGAAATGCCAGTTCGCCACCTGGGACAAACCGGTCGACATCGCCTGCCCGCAATGCGGCGCGCCCGTTATGGTCGAAAAGCAGACCAAGAAGGAAGGCATGATCTATCAATGTCTGGATAAAGCCTGCGCCCACCGGCAGAAAAAAGAGTAA
- a CDS encoding PTS sugar transporter subunit IIA, whose translation MRLTDYTDRRFIRRIAAADKYAAIEELARTFQNSGVCTDIEKLIAAMKEREDIMPTGIGFGIAVPHARIPEVKKIVFAIGTSLQGIGFDAIDKKPAHLIILVAAGETQHMEYLRLLSKIMNLLKKENTKELLVSASSADQVIDILQTE comes from the coding sequence ATGCGACTGACTGACTATACCGACAGACGATTCATCCGGCGGATTGCCGCCGCCGACAAGTACGCCGCCATCGAAGAACTTGCCCGGACGTTTCAAAACAGCGGCGTTTGTACCGACATCGAAAAACTGATCGCCGCCATGAAGGAACGCGAGGATATCATGCCCACCGGCATCGGCTTCGGGATCGCGGTGCCCCATGCCCGGATTCCGGAGGTCAAAAAAATCGTCTTCGCCATCGGCACCTCGCTCCAGGGAATTGGATTTGACGCCATCGACAAAAAACCGGCCCACCTGATCATCCTGGTGGCCGCCGGCGAGACTCAGCATATGGAATACCTGAGACTGCTCTCGAAAATCATGAACCTGCTGAAAAAAGAGAACACCAAGGAACTCCTCGTCAGCGCCTCTTCCGCCGATCAGGTAATCGATATCTTACAAACCGAGTAA
- a CDS encoding chloride channel protein: MNSPLTKQPGRSPARSLRHSLAGLSGASDIFRYVGQILFAILIGLLAGLGAMFFHHVVELMRAFLSHPCPPRTSLYGILAVIMVPVAGGLLVAGATALFPRLAAERGVTSVIKALIINNGFIPLKTTLFHMTAAILTIGTGAPLGPEEPVARIGSGIGSFFSRQFRLNRSGVKVFTAAGAGAAISAVFNAPIAGVFFGIEVILLNDLKNQALSFLIIASVVGDISSRALLGNELLFTIPDYPMIAFTDYPWFLAFALCCGLLSLFFFGTRSLFSNLFDRVPFFGNPFLRLLPVSFLFGLALLKFDTLYGIGYNTIHQVLNSGFPLTTVLWLLTLRIIFLALFLTAGAYGGTYAPALVIGAMFGFVFATAAGFLFGVRLDPVAFSLVGMGGMLAGMNSIPLTAMLLVFEMTRDYRIILPLMLASILSYVVVMYVNKRTVYAQALLKDGIDVSSMGEVDILGRVKVKELMTGTVETVSYRTPFRELLARLLHSAYGEVCVTDDKGGLMGVISLKSVRQALITQELVDLLIAGDLIIPIPAVDEDDPVSAALENIQKFDVENIPVVASREDPAALTGILRHQDILQAYQTLREEWATDRFLTNYHFRR; this comes from the coding sequence ATGAATTCACCGCTAACAAAACAGCCGGGACGATCTCCCGCCCGATCTTTGCGACATTCACTGGCCGGCCTCTCCGGCGCCTCCGACATATTCCGATATGTCGGGCAGATTCTTTTCGCGATTCTCATCGGCTTGCTGGCGGGGCTGGGGGCCATGTTTTTTCATCACGTCGTCGAACTCATGCGGGCTTTCCTTTCTCACCCCTGTCCGCCCCGGACTTCACTTTACGGAATTCTGGCCGTGATCATGGTCCCGGTGGCCGGCGGCCTGCTGGTCGCGGGCGCCACGGCGCTCTTCCCCCGCCTGGCCGCGGAGCGGGGGGTCACCAGCGTCATCAAGGCCCTGATCATCAACAACGGCTTCATTCCCCTGAAGACCACCCTCTTTCACATGACCGCGGCCATTCTCACCATCGGAACCGGAGCGCCCCTGGGACCGGAGGAACCGGTGGCCAGAATCGGCAGCGGCATCGGCTCTTTTTTCTCCCGACAGTTCCGCCTCAACCGCAGCGGCGTGAAGGTGTTCACGGCGGCCGGCGCCGGCGCCGCCATTTCGGCGGTATTCAACGCGCCCATCGCCGGCGTTTTTTTCGGCATCGAAGTCATTCTGCTCAACGATCTGAAAAACCAGGCCTTGAGCTTTCTGATCATCGCCTCGGTGGTGGGGGACATCTCCTCGCGGGCGCTGCTGGGAAATGAACTCCTTTTCACCATTCCCGATTACCCGATGATCGCTTTTACCGATTATCCCTGGTTTCTGGCCTTTGCCCTCTGTTGCGGATTGCTGTCGCTGTTTTTTTTCGGAACACGCAGCCTTTTCAGCAATCTGTTTGACCGCGTTCCGTTTTTCGGCAACCCCTTTTTGCGGCTGCTGCCGGTATCTTTTCTGTTTGGGCTGGCGCTGCTGAAATTCGACACCCTGTACGGCATCGGTTACAACACCATCCATCAGGTACTGAACTCCGGCTTTCCCCTGACGACGGTCCTCTGGCTGTTGACGCTCCGGATTATATTTCTGGCGCTGTTTCTGACCGCCGGCGCCTATGGCGGCACCTACGCTCCGGCCCTGGTCATCGGCGCCATGTTCGGATTCGTGTTCGCCACCGCGGCCGGTTTTTTGTTCGGCGTGCGGCTGGATCCCGTGGCTTTTTCCCTGGTCGGCATGGGCGGCATGCTGGCGGGCATGAATTCCATTCCCCTGACCGCCATGCTGCTGGTTTTCGAAATGACCCGGGATTACCGCATTATCCTTCCCCTGATGCTGGCCTCTATCCTCTCCTACGTCGTCGTCATGTACGTGAACAAGAGAACGGTTTACGCCCAGGCACTGTTGAAGGACGGCATCGACGTCAGTTCCATGGGGGAAGTGGACATCCTCGGCCGCGTCAAAGTAAAGGAGTTGATGACAGGCACCGTCGAAACCGTGAGTTACCGAACGCCTTTCCGGGAACTGCTCGCCCGGCTTCTCCATTCGGCTTATGGTGAAGTTTGCGTCACTGACGACAAGGGGGGCCTGATGGGTGTTATTTCCTTGAAAAGCGTCCGCCAGGCGCTGATCACCCAGGAGCTGGTCGATCTGCTCATCGCCGGAGACCTGATCATCCCCATCCCGGCCGTGGACGAAGATGACCCGGTGTCCGCCGCCCTGGAAAATATTCAGAAATTTGACGTGGAAAACATACCGGTCGTGGCTTCCCGTGAGGATCCCGCGGCCCTAACCGGTATATTAAGACACCAGGATATTCTCCAGGCCTACCAGACCCTCCGGGAGGAGTGGGCCACCGACCGTTTTCTGACCAATTATCACTTCCGCCGCTGA
- a CDS encoding sensor domain-containing diguanylate cyclase, translating to MMDDTSSFDDRRKKTRISVENGTAALLTYDQVKIGKIIDISLGGIGFSYIGDTDGDLTGKTCRIDMLIHSYNFYFEKIPCNIISDFVIQNNFSLDAKPLKRCDIQFQELNRSQKAQLEYLITSHEEQPPARQSYLEKQLIHSEEKYRTILESIEEGYFEVDLTGNVTFFNSSMLKMIGYTEHELLGMNYRGFMDQWTAQKVFREYNKAFRTGALPTPFDWELVKKSGEKIHVETSLSFIKNSRDEIIGFRGVARDISIRKKFEEELLYMASHDHLTGLYNRGALFERLRSTLAYARRFNKKCSLLFLDLDNFKNVNDAFGHEAGDMVLQETARRLAGILRETDYLCRHGGDEFTILLNNPDNMNPEKVARKIIETITVPFQIKEHTIDFITTSIGISVYPEDGATIDDLVKHADQAMYRAKEMKNTYICYNKGRFSPTMAGA from the coding sequence ATGATGGACGACACGTCCTCCTTTGATGATCGAAGGAAAAAAACCAGAATCAGCGTTGAGAACGGCACCGCCGCCCTGCTGACGTACGACCAGGTGAAAATCGGTAAAATCATCGATATCAGCCTCGGCGGAATCGGGTTCAGTTATATCGGCGACACGGATGGCGACCTGACCGGGAAAACCTGCCGGATCGACATGCTGATCCACAGCTACAACTTTTATTTTGAAAAAATCCCCTGCAACATCATCTCGGATTTTGTCATCCAGAACAATTTTTCTCTTGATGCCAAACCGCTGAAAAGATGCGATATCCAATTCCAGGAACTGAACCGGTCGCAAAAGGCCCAACTCGAATATCTTATTACCTCCCATGAAGAGCAGCCCCCGGCAAGACAAAGCTATCTGGAAAAACAGCTCATTCACAGCGAGGAAAAATACCGCACCATTCTGGAAAGTATCGAAGAGGGGTATTTTGAAGTGGACCTAACCGGTAACGTCACCTTTTTCAACAGTTCCATGCTGAAAATGATCGGATACACGGAACATGAACTGCTGGGGATGAATTACCGCGGGTTCATGGACCAGTGGACGGCCCAGAAAGTATTTCGGGAATACAACAAGGCTTTCCGGACGGGGGCACTGCCCACCCCCTTTGACTGGGAACTGGTCAAAAAAAGCGGCGAAAAAATTCATGTGGAAACGTCCCTTTCCTTTATCAAAAACTCACGGGACGAAATCATCGGTTTCCGGGGGGTTGCCCGTGACATCAGCATTCGCAAAAAATTCGAGGAAGAATTGCTGTACATGGCCTCCCATGACCATTTGACCGGTCTGTATAACCGGGGAGCACTGTTTGAGCGTCTCCGCTCGACCCTGGCTTACGCCAGAAGGTTTAACAAAAAATGTTCCCTTCTCTTTCTGGATCTGGATAACTTCAAGAATGTCAACGACGCCTTCGGGCATGAGGCGGGGGATATGGTTCTTCAGGAGACCGCCCGGAGGCTCGCCGGTATCCTGCGGGAGACGGACTATCTGTGCCGGCACGGCGGCGATGAATTCACCATCCTGCTGAACAACCCCGACAACATGAACCCGGAAAAGGTCGCCCGGAAAATCATTGAAACGATCACCGTCCCCTTCCAGATCAAAGAACACACCATCGACTTCATTACCACCAGCATCGGTATCAGCGTTTACCCGGAAGACGGCGCCACCATCGACGATCTGGTCAAGCACGCCGACCAGGCCATGTACAGGGCCAAAGAGATGAAAAACACCTATATCTGTTATAACAAAGGCCGTTTTTCACCGACCATGGCCGGTGCCTGA
- a CDS encoding MBL fold metallo-hydrolase, translating into MIRSDHWKFSRQVLPGVFSVTLPLPGEKPGPVNAYLFKGKDNITLLDTGTSKGFEILKSALAEHGLTCDDIDRIVLTHSHIDHYGAVKKILRASSSFIDVAGNFARTVSIATGLGVSRKTMGDFLSLMGVPPLVRNSMRVLSSAFALLGEKCRVTSFIKEGQTITMGDYDCRVIETPGHTTDSICLYVEQDNVLFSGDHILPHITPNAFVMLEEGRPLPTRLSQKEFYESVDKVNRLAPCLVFPAHGRPMEDLAAVTRMYAENFSQRENLILGIITGGESVVYRIARKLFPRLNTARLPLEIFLAVSEVYTHIQMLEFRGIVATRVEGDRLIISPATDAGQAPAMVGEKRPLL; encoded by the coding sequence ATGATCCGATCCGATCACTGGAAGTTCAGCCGTCAGGTCCTGCCCGGCGTGTTCTCTGTGACCCTGCCCCTGCCGGGGGAAAAGCCCGGTCCGGTAAACGCCTATCTGTTCAAGGGGAAAGACAACATCACCCTGCTGGACACCGGCACGTCCAAGGGGTTTGAAATTCTGAAAAGCGCTCTGGCCGAACACGGCCTGACCTGCGACGATATTGACCGGATCGTGCTGACGCACAGCCATATCGATCATTACGGCGCGGTGAAAAAAATTCTGCGGGCCTCTTCTTCTTTTATCGACGTGGCCGGTAACTTTGCCCGCACGGTCAGCATCGCCACCGGCCTGGGCGTATCCCGGAAAACCATGGGGGATTTCCTGTCGCTCATGGGCGTACCGCCCCTGGTCCGCAATTCCATGCGGGTACTGTCGTCCGCCTTTGCCCTGCTGGGCGAAAAGTGCCGGGTGACCTCCTTTATAAAGGAGGGGCAGACTATCACCATGGGGGATTATGACTGCCGCGTCATCGAAACGCCCGGCCATACCACGGACTCCATCTGCCTGTATGTCGAGCAGGACAATGTTCTTTTTTCCGGTGATCATATTCTGCCCCATATTACGCCTAACGCTTTTGTCATGCTGGAGGAGGGCCGCCCGCTGCCGACGCGACTGAGCCAGAAGGAATTTTACGAGTCCGTGGATAAGGTCAACCGGCTGGCGCCCTGCCTGGTTTTTCCGGCCCATGGCCGGCCCATGGAAGATCTGGCCGCGGTGACGCGCATGTACGCGGAAAATTTCAGTCAGCGGGAGAACCTGATTCTCGGCATCATCACCGGCGGCGAATCGGTGGTTTACCGTATCGCCAGAAAACTGTTCCCCAGGCTCAACACCGCCCGCCTGCCGCTGGAAATCTTTCTGGCGGTATCGGAAGTGTACACCCATATTCAGATGCTGGAATTCAGGGGGATAGTCGCTACGCGGGTGGAAGGGGACCGGCTGATCATATCACCGGCGACGGATGCCGGTCAGGCACCGGCCATGGTCGGTGAAAAACGGCCTTTGTTATAA
- a CDS encoding ParA family protein: MRKIAVAMAKGGVGKTTTAVTLAHGLALAGATVVLVDCDTQSQASGFLGVNPPFGLYEFITGADKDGTRMSKAEALYPARENLWLIAGGMPLVELKNRLGEQPADRRHNILAEALIPRGGSVDYLIFDCSPGWDVLSVNILMAADEVLCPVALQGPALEGLKTFFTYLLSAQKLNPALRLKYVVPTMFDRRTRHSYDMLAVLEKHFFRQLCDPVGYNTSLSEAAARGKTIFEYRPGSAGAEGYRNLIRRIADDDTKQTQST; this comes from the coding sequence ATGCGCAAGATCGCCGTGGCCATGGCCAAGGGTGGAGTCGGCAAAACCACCACCGCGGTTACGCTGGCGCACGGCCTGGCCCTGGCCGGCGCTACCGTGGTTCTGGTGGATTGCGACACCCAGTCCCAGGCCTCCGGATTCCTGGGGGTGAACCCGCCCTTCGGCCTGTATGAATTCATCACCGGCGCCGATAAAGACGGCACGCGGATGAGCAAGGCCGAGGCCCTGTACCCGGCCCGTGAAAATCTGTGGCTGATCGCCGGAGGAATGCCCCTGGTGGAACTCAAGAACCGCCTGGGCGAACAACCGGCCGACCGCCGGCACAATATTCTGGCTGAAGCCCTCATCCCCAGGGGCGGGTCGGTCGATTATCTGATTTTTGACTGTTCGCCGGGGTGGGACGTGCTCAGCGTCAATATCCTCATGGCGGCCGATGAGGTCCTGTGCCCGGTGGCCCTTCAGGGGCCGGCTCTGGAGGGGCTGAAAACGTTTTTTACCTATCTGCTGTCGGCCCAGAAGCTGAATCCCGCCCTGCGCCTCAAATACGTGGTGCCGACCATGTTTGACCGGCGGACCCGGCACAGTTACGACATGCTGGCCGTTCTGGAAAAACATTTTTTCCGGCAGTTGTGTGATCCCGTGGGGTACAACACCAGTCTTTCCGAGGCGGCCGCGCGGGGTAAAACCATTTTTGAGTACCGGCCCGGATCTGCCGGGGCCGAAGGGTATCGAAACCTGATCAGGAGGATAGCGGACGATGACACCAAACAAACGCAAAGCACCTGA
- the cbiR gene encoding cobamide remodeling phosphodiesterase CbiR codes for MSDLPTAYKGRYPFRLACPSFIYPAGYADNVRRLCACVDEIELLLLESDPRSLPRPAEIEELAALATTGEIVFNIHLPTDVFPGDDRATVRSAAVDALLRVIDLARPLAPTSWTLHLPFIASPGESSADPAGWRDRVRGSLTRLLKASGLPAEAIALETLDYPFYYLDPILQDLGCSVCLDTGHLMVREENCRELYRTFRERVIILHIHGVDRGRDHLSLDRLSPDQTGELSGILRDFHHSVSLEVFSPDNLSASLIYLDRIWRNFSKSDNE; via the coding sequence ATGTCTGATCTGCCCACTGCATATAAAGGCCGCTACCCCTTCCGGCTGGCCTGCCCCTCGTTCATCTATCCGGCCGGTTACGCCGACAATGTCCGCAGGCTTTGCGCCTGCGTCGACGAAATCGAATTGCTGCTGCTGGAAAGCGACCCGAGAAGTCTGCCCCGACCCGCCGAGATCGAAGAACTGGCCGCCCTGGCCACGACCGGAGAAATTGTTTTCAATATCCACCTGCCCACGGACGTTTTTCCGGGCGACGACCGGGCGACCGTCCGCTCCGCCGCCGTCGACGCCCTCCTGCGGGTCATCGATCTGGCCCGGCCCCTGGCCCCGACCTCCTGGACCCTTCACCTGCCCTTTATCGCTTCGCCCGGGGAAAGCAGCGCCGATCCGGCCGGCTGGCGGGATCGCGTCCGGGGAAGCCTGACCCGGCTCCTGAAAGCCAGTGGGTTGCCGGCCGAAGCCATCGCCCTGGAAACGCTGGATTACCCCTTTTACTATCTTGATCCGATCCTTCAGGATCTGGGCTGCTCCGTCTGCCTGGATACCGGTCATCTAATGGTCCGGGAGGAAAACTGCCGGGAACTGTATCGTACCTTCCGGGAACGCGTCATCATTCTCCACATCCACGGGGTCGACCGGGGCCGTGACCACCTGTCCCTGGACCGGCTCTCGCCGGATCAGACCGGAGAACTCAGCGGCATTCTGCGGGATTTCCATCACAGTGTTTCCCTGGAGGTCTTTTCTCCGGACAACCTGTCCGCCTCGCTGATTTATCTTGACAGAATATGGCGAAATTTTTCAAAATCAGACAATGAATGA